CAAACCTGTCTCATCCGAGAAGTCAGAGAAGGGTGCAGATCCCTGTGGGGGCAGAAGGAGtgggagccaggcaggctgggACAGGGGATGTAGGGGATTGCAGATCAACACATGGCCAAGGTTTGGTTTCATTCACCCTTGCCCTGAGCTCTGACTCACCCAAAAAAGCCCATTCTGATGGTGCAGATCCAGCAAGGCAAATGCCTTATCCTCCTGCTCAGTTTGGTTGTGAAATGTAGTCTCTAAAAGGGCCAACAAGCTCCCCCGTGCCTCCTGTTCCCATCCCTGCTCTGAACTCTGCCATCTCTCTTCCCCACCCTAGATTCAGCGGTTTATCCAGGACTTCACAGACATCTATATGGAGGTGAGACAGAAGGACATGCAGAACCACCAGCGAGCATCTATACCTACAGAGCTATAAGGGACATGCCAACATGACCTGCTCTGCCAGCAAAGGCTCAACAGGGTGTTAAAGGAAAGAGGACAGAGGGCCCTACAGATATTGTAGACTCCACCATAGGTTACACCAGTGAAGTTTCATACCTTTCTGGCTCTTCTGCACAGTCGCTAACACCTTTTTTACTatcaaaaataatcaaatattttaaGGTGTCTTTATTTCCTGGGAGGATTGGAAACATCAGAGCAGCTCCATCCACAGCTTCACCCCAGATGCCATTCAGAAGGGGCGCCTTCCCTGGCAGATGGGATTCTGGTTGCAGGAGACAGTGTCCCAGCAAAGCACGCAAGAAAGGGAGAGCAGGCTGGGGTAGGAGTATAGCCTCAAATAGGGATTAGTACTGGTGTTCACATTCAGACCTCCCACTCAGCCTAAGCCCTGAGATGTTTGAGAGGGATGTCTCAATGGGGTGGGGGGACTGTGCTTTGGGAGAGCTTCAGAGATTTTCCACCACAACACACAGCACATCCATTGGTGTGGATTTCTCTGCCAGCCACATGCTATGTAGTAAAACTCACCTCCCGCCTCAAGCTGTTAGAGAAAGTGTGGAGAACGGATATAGGTGAAGGATGAACCAGCCAAAGCTATTCCACCACACATTTAGCCACTCATCCTGAGTGCTAACATGATGAATACAAAACAAAAGAACTAAAAATTACTCTGGAGGCACACTGTGGAGTTCAGGCCAGTCTCAGAGTCTTTTGAGAGGGACATTTTAACAGACCAAGGATCCAATTACATTAACTTACAGATTTTGAGGCAAGAGACCATTGATCACATGCCCTAGCTCCCTTCTCTCCAGTAGTTACTGCTGTCCTGAGCCAGTGGATTCAGCTAATGCATCCTCCAGAAAAGTCTGAGTCCAGTCGGTCTATGCTTATAAAGCCTGGGGGTAGCTCAGGCACCTGACCCCTTCCTTCAAGAGTGAAGAAAGCACAGATTAACACCCTCCCTTCCCCAGATCTGTGCTTTCATGAGTGACAAGGAAAACCAATGCACCCCAGAGCTGGTGCTGGCTGCTTGTTCGGAAAGCAGAGGAAGGATGAGTTCAGGGCAGGAACACCTGGTGCAGAGGCTGCTCCCTGTGTGTCTTTGCTGTTGCTATCTCTGCAAGTTTGAATTCACAGGTCAATTAGAAACACAGTACCTTTGGTCAGGTCTCAGCAAGAACTCATCCAGGAAACCCAATTTCCCTCAAGCCTCTGAGCTCAGCCCCATGTTGAGCCACTGAAGCTTAGCAAGTTGCCATCCATCAGCTGAAAATGACCTTGTGCAGTGTCCACAGTGATGCTAGTGCAGAAGAAAACACAATAGTGAAAGCCTCCATTGCAGGTGCAAGGGCAGTAATTGCTTCTCAGCTGTTACATGTGAAAGAAGAGTTCATTTCTTTCAGAAACCTTGACATGTAAATGCAGTGTGGGCCACGACGTGCCCTATGTTCTTCTGAATACATCCCCAGAGCAGTGGGAGGTGAATGGCAGTTTGCATTTCAGACGGCAAGGAAAAGTAAAAGCTGTCGCAACTTTATGCAGCTACCACGTGTCTACACTTTAATGATTATTATATGTTCATTCTGTAAAGCAGGGATAATAACTATCAGAGAGGGGCAAGAGTGGGCTGCTCCTCAAGGGAAAGAGCTAAGGTGACAGCAAAGCAGGCAGGAGGATATCCTCACCAAAAGGATGAGGTGGTATCCGAGCAAGAGCAGAAAGGTTCATGGCTGTGTCCAGTGATTCCCAAGCTAGTCTGCAGTGATGAGGCAGGTCCAAGGTGAAGCCAGAAAGTCCAGTCAGCAAGGCAATGTGACAATCATCCAGGTACAAGGCTGAGCACAGGCTTACCTGCAAGGCAAGGACCAAGGACAATGATCTAAGACTAAATGTAACTCCTGAGCAAAGCAGAAGAAGCTTCAGTGAAGGCTCCACGCAGCTCCTTCTAGCACCTTATCTGTTTTTCCAGCAGTGTGATCCCAAGTTACATGGCTGTCCCACATCAGGGCTGACCTTGAGCATAGGCAACCAAAAGCCTGGCAGGTGGGGAAAGGGTCACAGAGCCTGTGGGTGCACTGAGAGCCCTGGCATTAACAGCTCCTTGCAGTGGGCTGGGAGTCTCACAGTGCGGACATTTGCCAAGGCCATATTGCTTCTTGTGGCAGGAGCCCAGATTCATGTTCTGCTGAAGTCACAACAAAGCCAGTACTGCggtctgggctctgctctgcttgGTGTGCACGTACACAGTCCTTGCTCCAAGGACTGCAGggtggaaggaagaaagaaatgccCAGTCTGGGAGTAGAAGCAGCAAAGAGGACACCCAGATCACCCAGGGGATGAATAACAGAGTTGGGAAGAAGTTGTTTTTTCACTCGTTGGCTGCCCACAGGGAGGGGTATTGAGTTGCCACATCAACAGAGTGGACCATGGCTTAGGAGCAGGAGCTGAGGGTTGTGGGATGATGTGCTGAGGGATAAAAGGGATGAAGAAGAGGTGAGCTAAGGGTAAATGGGAACCTTTCCCTTGCCTTTGGTAAAGACCCTACACGGGGTTGTGGGTCTGCAGTGATTCCTTCCATGGGAAGAACTTCCCACAATCCCAAAAGGGATACTCCTCCTGCTGCCATGCCTGGGCCTTCTTCCCCACCAAGCTGACACCTTCAGTCTGGCTGCGCTCTCCGCCATGGCTGGGATCACAGAGGTGGTCTTGAGAGGCCTTGCAGAGCACTTCAGGGTGGTAAAAATTGATTTATCAATGGGAagcaaatatatttctttctgtttgcatAGAGTGATCCGGTGCTCAGCCCTGGGACTAGGCTTTATGAGGAGCATGCCACCTCCTTGGAGACAGCAGCTCACTGTGACAGGGCTGAGGCCCTTTGCCCCACAGTCAGCGGCATCCTCAGATGCTGGCCTTGCCTGCTCTTCTGTGAGACCGAATAcagcaagagagagagaacaagaaCCAAGCTGGAGAGAGTGAACCTTGCTGAGGCCCTCAGGGGTCCCAGATGTTGGTAAATGTCTCTACAGGCACTGGTGATGATACaaagagctgctgcctgcactgaaAAGTCAACTCATGACTCATCTGAGTACACGTTTGTGCTCTTACATCTCATCTCGGCAGTGGCATATCCAAAGGGACCAGGAGCATTTACACCCATCCTGAGAGGTGACTCAGCTGTCCCGTCTCCTGCCACCCACAGCCACCCCCTCACCCACTTTGATGCATCTCAGTGGTGGCAGCTGACAGGAGGTAATGGGAGGTAATGGGAGCTAATGGGAGAGGAGCGGCTCAAGGCAgggggctgcagctctgagcCCGCCACTCTGCGAGTGATCGTCTGAGGGCATGACTGTCTCCAGGCTGGGCTTATGAGAGGACAGACTGACGGGCCAGGTTTCCTGAAGTCCATTGGACACTGGGTGCTGGTCAGTTTGGAGACTTGTCTCTTATCTGGATGCCTGAGCTGAGCTCTTCTGAGGAACCTTCAGCATGTGTCAGAAAGACAAGATGACACATTGGTCCAACCAGGCACTTTCTGATCTGTTTCAATATATTTTCTTCCTGTCGTTCAGCAGACAGTCAGCCAGTACATCACACTCAGCATGTCCCTTACAGCTCTACTCAAAGGCCAAGTTGAAGACCTGTGCTCCTGACTGGTCCTGATGGCCTGTCTGCTCCtgctcagccccagcaccccGCACCATCTTGAACATGAAGCCACAGCATGTGTggatgctgctctgcagcaccgtTTGCTGGAACTGCTTGGTTCTGTGGCCCCATCCATGCCCCCACACAGTGAAATGCCTAATTTTAGAAAGTCAGAGACCAGCAATTGAAACTTGAGGGcagattttgtcttttcttatgtGCCATTTGTgtcacagcagcagaacaaaaatagCAGATCCTCCCCAAAACAAAGTCCTTACCCTGGCATGAGTAAGCCATACTCAAGTCCCATTATTTCTGGGACGCATTGCAACTAACCCTTCTTCCTCCATATCTCTGGACGGATGGCATTGCTCCTCAGATGCAGCACTGTGACCTTCTGAGCAGCTGAGCAAGCTCCTGAAAAGAGTCAGCGTCAGGCTGTCTACCACAGGGATTGCAGGTAAGCTATTGGAGGGAGAAACCAGGAGCCCAGGGATCTCTGTGAGCACATCAGGGGAAGGGAGTTATCCCCAAAGACCTGCCAGATGTCTTTGTCATGAGCAGAGTGGTGGGGCAAACCTGTGTCTGACACCAGCCTGGACTAGATCCAGCCAAGCTGCtggaaggacagagaggggtgacaCAGAAGAGATGCTGCCTCTGGCCTTCTCCCAGGTGGGAAGGCATGACAAGATGGTATTTCCTTGACTGCTCCAGAGGAGATGTGATTCCTGTCTGAGACATGTCTAGTGGTCTTCATAGCCAGCAGCACACTCAAAGTGATGAGACCACCACAGAAGCACTTTCTGACTTTTCAGCCCAAATGATTCTGTGTCCTTCTACAGTTGAGTCTACTGCAGAGGCTCTGACCAGCTTATAGAGTACAGGTTGTGCCTTGGATGGCTACAGGATGTCTAAATGATCTCAGTTCCTCAACTCTCCTCACCTGACAAGGAACCCCTAAAGACGCCTCTTCAGGAAGTCTTGACAGGAGATTGTGCCCATGGGTTAAAGGGGACAAGGCCATACCCTAAGTGTCCACTGTCACTGTCATGACAGAGGTGAAGGATCCTTGGCCTGGAAGGGGAACCAGGGGTATAGGGGTGTGGGGGACAGACACTGGCTGCTCGGCCTATGTGAAACTcacccctcctcttccccttccctggcaAGCTGGGAAGGAAAGAACCCCTCTAAGGCAAAGCCAGCCAAGACATCCCCAGCTGATCAGAAGGACAAGCTCTGCTCTCATCACTTGTGAGATGCCAGAAGATGCCAAGCTAGAGCTGTGCTGGTCCTGGAGTTCTGTTCCAGAGAGGCAACTCTGGAACTCAGAGGGTTGCCAGGGTTTCCTGGACCATCCACCATGCTCCCCTTCTCCTGCTTGCTGGAGCTGTCCTGCTGGCTCAGGGACCTCAGCACCAGCAGAGGAGATGGCCACTGCCCGAACACACTGTGCTGAGCAACACAAAGATGCTGTTCCTACCAGCTCTATTCTCTTTCTTGGGCTCTATTCACTTTCTTGTGACTCATGATGCCGTGGGATATGGATGTAAAGACTAAAATTACCTGATCAGGTATCAGGGTTTCAGTTCTGTGATGCTGTGTATAATAAACAAGCTTTTTTGTGTTAACAGCCTGACTTCTCCTTGAGGAATTGCAGGGTTTGGATTTGTTTGTAttgtgttttttgggtttgggtgggtttttctgtaagattttttttttctcttggcacAGAGAAGAGATGATTAAAGTATTGGCTAAATCTGCAGTCTGTTTTGCCTCTTGTTGATGGAAAATCCCCAGCACATTGAATTGTTGTCATTCGTTTAATCTGGACTCTGTCAACATTTCCTCTGGAGCAGCCTGCTACTCCACCAGTGTGGGCATGAGTTAGCAATGCCAGTACTCACTGCTGCACTCCCCGCTCTGCAGGACAGCTCTGCCCCCCCACTGGAATGGTGGGATTCCCACTGGAGGGGCTTGTGCCCCAGAGTGGCCAGATGCAGAGAGGCCACCATGCAGTCCAAGAGACAGGGACATGTTCTGACACAGAACACGGCTGTACAGAAAGTCAGTCAGCTCCGGATCCCTTAGGATGCTCACCTGGAGACCTGCTACCTCCCCTTTTAGGCATTCTGCAAGGAGGCACGAGGACAACCTTGTGCTAGCACTGACCACTGTCTTCAGAAGTGACTTCAGAAGACATTGCTGGCTTATTCACCCCATGATTAGCACTTCCCTGGGACTTGGCATGCCGAGCACCATTGGGTGCCAGATGGCAAAAGACATGGAAGTCATTAAACCTGAATTAGAGCATTGGCTTTGCTCATTCCAGCCACCTGATCCCAGAGAGGATGTGGGTGCCAGAGCTTCCTGGTCCCCTCTCAGCAGTCGCTGGCATAAAAGCACGTTGTATCTGTGAGTGACTGCAAGCTTCCCTGGTCCTACACAACTGACAAGACCCAGCAACGCACAGACTGTCCCACCTCTCTGCTCCTACTCAGCCCATCTCCCACCTCCTTGCCTTCTCCACCATAAGGCACTTCTCATATGTTCGTAATGACCCATCCTAAGGACAAGAAACTCCGAAACTCATGAGATCCTACAGTTTGCAGGCCTGCCAGTCCTGTTTCGCCTTCTGAGAGCACCTGGGGGTGGGATACAGGAGGGCCAAGAGAAGAGATGGTGCAGCCAGACCCCCTTCAGTGCTCCACTAAGCAAAATACCACATATAGAAGACGATGTTCCACAGCCCCCCTATAAATGGCATCATTGAGGCTTGATGAGGACAGAAGGCTGTTATCAGTGAAGAGATATATCAAAAGAATTCAGGGCTCTGAGCATTAAAGGATATTAACTCAGGAAGGCACTTTCTTGCCCTTACAAAGATTTTTCAGCCTGGCTTAAAAGTGCAAAGTTAGGTCAACAGCCAGAAATGGAAGGGCTGGATatcttgctgcagcagcaggagctgctctgtgcaCCTGCAATACCAGGTAACTCCAAAGTCCAGCCTATGTAGGATCTTGTTTCTGTTCCACTTCACCCTGCTGTGACACAGCCTGAGAACCTCTCCACAAAGGTCCCAGGTGGGGAAAATATCTATGAACCAAGCTTCCAACAGacatttatttgtttgggttGAAATCAATGCACATGAAACAGCGTCGCTCCCGTGTGCTGCACACCTCTGCCATCAGCTAAAATACAGGAATACAGGCCAAATCGTATCGTATGACCAGGACAGCAGCCTGTCCCCTTCGCCATGACCagccacacacaaacacagacagtACAGCCCAAAGCAGGCCAGGACCTTGCCCATGCTCCCCTGGCCAACCTCCCCGCCTGCTCAGCAGCTGAAATCTGGGTCTTGGGGCCTTGTAGGGTGGAGGCAGGGATGAATTAGCAACCTTTGAATCAAGGGCTTTGGCTCCCTCTCAGTTCAACTAAACAAACTGGCTTTGTTACTCTCCCTTCCCAAGAAGACCCCGGGGAAGGCAAGGACAGTGAGGGGGGCCTTCTGGGTCTGGAGCCTTTGGGCTGTGTGGATCAAAGCAAACACCCGTAGCACCACGTCCGTGACTAGAGAGTGACCAAGCAAAGCAGCCACTGGATACTTTCTGGAAAAGCAGGGAGTGAGTGACTGAATCTATCCCATCAATTCCAGGATGGATGCTACCGATGATGGCCCGTCACCCCTGCTTGGACAACAGCCCCGGCTGTGTACTGCACCGCATTCCATCACACAGGGTTGACAAAGCAGAAAGGAGCTCTGTGACTTAATTTGTCGCTGTGACCTACATGTTGCTCTCTCCAGCCCACACTGAAGCCTCCACTAAGCAAAGAGAGACCATGAACTGGCAGATGGTGATTGTGGGATGCTGTAGGACATTAACACTGGGCAGCACAATGCAATCAGGCTTCAGAATGAGACCACTGAAGTCAACTCAGAGGTGACACAGACCAAAGTGGTGTCAAGTTTGCTAGAGACGACCAGGTGTCATGTTGGCCCATTCAGGCCTTGTACTCTGGTCTGTGAGTGTGCAGAGGGACTGGTTTGGCTTttggacttttccagctgctggtAAGATCCAAATGGGGATGAGATTGCTCAGGACGAGTGAGTGGAACCACCTTGCAAAGGTTGGAGAACAGGTTCCCACACACTGGGTTTTCTGGCagtgctgaaaaagaaatgcaggaggAACTTGGACCTGATTATGAGATTGCACTTGTAAGTATTCCACCTGAACTGTATTTTATAAGGATGAATGTGCTATTAGGCGCAATGGAAAGAGCCAAATGAGTTGTGACCATCTCACTGGCATGGGCATGTCTGACAGTGACCCAGGCAGGAACACCATCTCCAGACCCTACAGCAAGCTGTAGCAGGACTGAGCTGGAGGAATCAGCATTTTGGCCAGAGGTGCAGCCAGAGCTCTTGGGCAGCCACCCAAAGGGAAGGCCACGCCAGGACACCCAGTGACGCCATAGCAGCCTACAGGGCAGGAGATGTGAGAGGCCTTCACACCCATAAGGAAACAGCCCCTGTCTTGCCATGATAGGCGTTAGCAGCTTTGGCTGTGCCACCTCAACACGGGTGGATGCTCAGAAGGGACAACAGAAACTGAGACACTGGATGACCTCAGGGTGCCATGAGTCTGGCTCATGGTGCCAAGCCCAGAGGCACTGTCTGAGCACTGGAGAGCAGGACTGAATGCCCTCTTGGCAGTGAGAGTGTCTTTCACCCGCTGTCTCCACCTTCCCCTGCCACTATTGCAATCTcctgtttggttttcatttctttctgcatATTGCCCTGTTCTTcagaatttttctccttttctcttttgctttaatttcctcctttttcttgGAGCTGAAAACTGAATCCAGTAATAGTGAGGTGAAGAAAGTAACTCATCTGCTCACAGTTCAACATGCCGGGTCTGTGCTCAGGTGATAACTTCACAAGAATTAGCCCTTCATTCAGCCAGCTCTGGGGACTGCCCTTCACACTTTGCTCAGCTCTACCCAAAGCCATAGAGCACCTTGCAATAACACCAAtgcaaacacaacaaaacccagaCCAGACATTCCCCACCAAGAGTCCTCATGAATCCGCCCATAGAGACTCACAAGGTGGTACAAGGCTAAGGATGAGACATCATCTGTGGCCACAGCATATCCTGGACGGTGGAGCACAATGTTCTCCATACATTAGCTCCCAGTGCTTTTTTTATTACTCTGTCCAGGTGAAGGACTGCACTGGTCTTCTTTGTCATGAActtgtttgctgctgctgcaacacACCTCCTCCAAGCTGAGCTCAGGTGGAATTTGGTGTTTGTTGATGTCATGGAGGAGACGACAGTTGACGTGGCACTAAGGACAAATGCCATCATTCAAGCTTGCACCAGCCTGCTTGGGAAGTCTCTTtggtggtggtgctgcagtgggAAGCATGAACAATGATGGGAAATTGAAACTCTCGGAGGAGAGCAGATTGTGGACTCTGGCTGGAGACCTGGGAAGGAAAGTCAAGAGATAGGAAACTATGGGTTGCAACCATGGGATCCCCTTGGTGCTTCCTTTCTGCAAAGGCTAGAGACCCAACCCTGCTTTATAGAGGGCCTAATACCAATGAGACTAACTCTTGTGTGTCAGGCCACCTACCACAATGGAAGTCTCCGGCAATATTAAGGGTGAGTTGTATCCTCTCACAGAGACTACAACCCACTGGACCTCCATTACCATCATCTTCCTCTTACACAGTGCTTGTCACACACGCTGTCGGCCAGGACCTAGCACTCAGCTTTGGCCATGCTCATCACATACTGGGTGAAGCCCATGGGGGAAGGTGGGAGCTCAGTGATTTTACCTCCATTCCAGCTGCCCTGTGTGGGGATGTAAGGTCTGGACTCAGATTTGTGGTGCTAGAGGACAGAATTTCACTTCAGCTGTATTAAAGCACATCCTTATAGACATAACATCATCTCAACTGTGACTTGGTTCTCCTGTGTCTGCACCACACTCTGGCAGGACCGAACTCGGCTCACCACCTATCACCAGTTCAGCCTCTTCTTCATCCCACACCAAGCTATTTAGGCCTTGCTTGACTTGTCTGCACCTCACAAACACCAATTTTGGCAGCATGTGTTGTGGAGCGGTGCCATGCATAGGCATGAGAGTAGGGAGAGCCAAGCAGAGCTGGCCCAGTGGGGATCCAACCACCCACCTCTGTGAGCATGGTCACTTCAGCCTCCTCCTGGGATAAGGAGGGAAAGTCCCTACCAGGCTGCACTGGCAAGAAGCACCTCTCCATGGGTCTGCCACTCTGTGAGACTTCTACAAAGTGACAATGTTCAGAATGAGTTTATGTCCTGAACCACTGGCAAATGGACAGGGACTGTCTGGGTGCCCCCCAGCAGCCAGAGGATAGTCCTGTACCACTGACATAGCCTGGTCCTTACTaaactctgttttaaaaataatgggcACATCATTTTACAGTTGGGCACCTGTGGCTGTCAGCAGATACCAGTGATTTAACTGCAACTTGCTGAGAAGGAGCAGGCAGGAGAAGGCACATGAGGACCCTCAAGGACAGAAAGTCCTGACAGCTTCTTAAGCTTTCAGAGAAGACAAAGGCATTGGTGGTGTAACTCCATGAGCACCAGGTGTGCACAGAAGGGGTACATTTGACCAACAACTCCCTCCTGTACATACTTCGAAGGGGATGCCTGGGGTCCGCTACCTGCAGTGTGcctggctctgctcctccctggccTCCATCTCTCCCTTCCACCCAGCTCCCTCCACCCTCTTCTCCTCCTAACCACAACCAAGCCATTTCCCTTCCAGCCCCTCTCTCAGGACTCAATGGGGCTCCAGCACTTCTCCCCAGTGGCAGACCCTCcagagcagggctgcagcctgccgGCCCCTCATGCAGCACCAGGAGCTGTGCATGTCGAGGTGTTGCTGCTCACCCACCCCGCACAGGCACTTGGCCGTTTCAGCACACCAGGGAAGCCCCTCTTGCCCGCCCAGCCTCCCAGGACATGTACACTACCATGGTCATGTCCTGTGCAGAGGAGCTGGGGGCTGTCCTACATGATGGAGCAGGTGAAGCCACAGCACTCCTTGAGCAGGGTGAGGCCCGTTTTGGTCATGTATGGTGCGGAGGTTTGCTGCCCCCTGGAagtcattttcttctctttgacaGGAGCTATGGAAAGAGGAAACAGTGTCTGACTGGTGCTAAGGGTACAGGCTATTGCTTCTTCTTAGAGGTCCTTTCAGGGCTAAGATACTGACCCGTTTCAGACCCACAGCTGGGCATGAGCTCCTGCATGCAGGAGGCACATCACTGTGTGTGCTTTGTGGGTGTccacaggcaggacacaggcaCAGGGACCCTGGGCTAGAAATGCCTCCCACAGCACTGGGGAGGTGTTCCTTCAGCAGTGATGGAGGCACAGGGAAGAGGACGGCCTGCTGTCAGAGGCCACGAAGGAGGAGGACTGGATGGATATCACAGCTTGTGACCTTAGGTAATGGTGTGATGAAATGTAAGGAGGTGATTGGAAAGAGTCAGATGAAGTACATCAGCCATAAAAGGAAACTCATGCCCATTCTCATGGGACATGGTGGCTGGGAAATGCcaggaaggaaacagaagcatATCATCTGTACTGATTCGGGATGTTTCCACAATGTGATCTAAAGCACCAGCATCCTCCTGTTCCCACACCCTCCTCCAGCAACAGATGGCCTCCCAGTAAGCTAGACCCATGCAGAACAATGAAGTCTTGGGAGACAGAGTGCTTAGGAAAGGGAAGGTTCAATGCAAGGAATAAAATTCATCAACCACCTACTTTCTTTCTGGAAGTAGCTTTTGGAGAGCTTACTCTGCAGGAACTCTGCCATTTCCTtgtcttcttccctttccctgtgACAAAGAGATTGGTTACCACTCAGGAAAGGAGCAGAAAGGCATCCAGGAGCATCTGGCAAGGGATGATACAGATCAGAGGACAGACTGCACTGTCCTCAGTGTAAGGAATAAAATGCACCCAGTACCTGAGCCTCTCAAACTCCACATCGTCCACCAGGAAATCCCGTGTTTCCACCAACTTGTGTATCTGCTGTAccagctcctcttccctctgcttcTTCTCGTTGGACTTCTCAttctctgcagcacagggaaCACATTTAACATACCAACAGGGTCCATCCTACCCATGTCAAGGCCAAGAGTGGGGGTCACCTGGATCCAGGCTGTTAAATAAGCAACAGCCTCATCCCAAACCACCCTGGCTGGGAGGAGACAGGTCTGGTATCATCaaactttgaaattttaaattctcCCCAAATTTTTAATGCGGCTAAGCACTGCAAGAAGCAACGGTGAGctttgcagagcagagaaaggGCCCCTCAACAAGATGACCTCTCTGGTGGGAGATGACCATGGCTTGCTACCCTGGGGCCTTCACCGTGCACTGCTGAAGAGGCTGGCTACCGGGTCTCATCAAGCTCAGAAATGTCAGACTCAGACATCATCCATCAGCCAGGATGCGCTTAACCCACAGTTCCCGTGTCAGCACACCCAACCAGCCTCACCTTGGCCCTGAGCTGGGTAGGGGTCCAGAGACCTCTGAGTCAGGCCCTCCATGTGCCTGAGAAACCAGCTGTGTATAGGGAATTAGCAACAATGCCTTGGGAACACCACACACCGCCATTTATGCCATACATACGGAGACATGAAAACCAATATGATCCACTGGTTTTGTTGCCTTGTTCCCTTGCTGAAGGGGATCCAGTGATCTCATCCTTTGCATCTGACCTTTTAAACCACTGTCAGCCCCATTTCCACCCCAGCAACAAGGATGAAAAATGTCTGCTGGGCTATTTTGAATGCATTAGCCTTGGTTGTCACTTGAACCCCAAGACTGACCTACCTTGAGCACAGTGGGACCCACTTGTGCCCCATATCTTTGGGCAGTGAGTTAGTGAAGACCTGGAAAACTCTCACATCACTATGAAGTCATGTCCTATACATATTGATACATAATGGTAAAGTCGGATACATGAAGATGATAGAGATAGGGCTAAGGAGTGTTAAATATAAATGGAGAGCTACTTCAGGTGGAAACCAGActctctgtgctgcagctgttTAATACCATTTCTGAATTCAGCAGCCAGCTCCAAAATCAATCCAGCACAGGCTGGATCAATCTCCTGCCTTCCTTTAgctaaataaaaatgcagcaaaattCACAGTAAGGAGCAAACCCTGTAGGCTGGGTCTCAGCAGTTACCTAAACTATGTATTGATTTGCAGTTTAAAGTCTGCTATGTATCGATCAGAGGTGTTGCTGCAGGGGTCTGAGTAGGAGGAACTTCTCATAATCATCATGTTATTGGAAACATCCCCGGGAAACAAAGGTTTCTCCTACAACTGTGGTCTTGTGCAGGGAGTGAGCTTGAGCTTCCTGGCAGAGCAAGCTGATCTGGACTGAGGTCTGGGCCACAGATGCTGGTCTTCTACCATGAAGAGTTAATGTAAAGTGACCTGGCCAAGGGCAGTCTCTGTGCAGCAGCTCCCACTTGCCTGGTGGGAATAGGAGCACTTCACAGTGTCGTTGGGATGCCATACAAATCGGAAGCATCAGGCTGTACACAAACATACCAGC
The sequence above is drawn from the Athene noctua chromosome 18, bAthNoc1.hap1.1, whole genome shotgun sequence genome and encodes:
- the LOC141967970 gene encoding bMERB domain-containing protein 1-like, coding for MEGSRAPPRYGALESTRWPPAGAGPEDEIVSMADSTTTIDDIEGELFKIERIREILVRRESELRYMMDDIQLCKEISRLKKELQKLIALPENEKSNEKKQREEELVQQIHKLVETRDFLVDDVEFERLREREEDKEMAEFLQSKLSKSYFQKETPVKEKKMTSRGQQTSAPYMTKTGLTLLKECCGFTCSIM